The following coding sequences are from one Mesorhizobium onobrychidis window:
- the gvpU gene encoding gas vesicle accessory protein GvpU, whose amino-acid sequence MPDITPEDENAKLPDGVVEDGVVRRITDARDWFLQNLVDLVNHTGVSIGITLTVGGVLVSGQLTSGKKYFEEFGKTFAGGFKDGDPEFIAYLEKVYSQYGDIYAPSKSKGEHKELPSYVHLKDVHIFSAPGRPIPTEDGNWWRGRICEVQGFMLGSLNFPDE is encoded by the coding sequence ATGCCGGATATCACACCTGAAGACGAGAACGCGAAACTGCCTGACGGAGTGGTAGAAGACGGTGTTGTACGGCGGATTACCGACGCCAGAGATTGGTTTCTTCAGAACTTGGTCGATTTGGTGAATCACACCGGGGTGAGCATTGGAATTACCCTAACCGTGGGCGGCGTTCTAGTAAGCGGACAACTTACATCGGGTAAGAAGTATTTCGAGGAATTTGGGAAAACTTTTGCGGGTGGATTCAAGGACGGGGACCCAGAATTTATAGCCTATTTGGAAAAAGTGTACTCGCAATACGGCGACATATACGCCCCTAGCAAAAGTAAGGGTGAGCACAAAGAGCTGCCTAGTTACGTCCATCTGAAGGACGTTCACATCTTTTCCGCCCCAGGTCGCCCAATACCAACTGAGGATGGCAACTGGTGGCGGGGTAGGATTTGCGAGGTGCAGGGTTTCATGCTCGGCAGTTTGAATTTTCCCGACGAATGA
- a CDS encoding DUF6035 family protein encodes MSPEEIPLLQRTVKGALILPAPGVVSSDTLVAMPEIEWRALRNSITDGHNGRVGGLEARCMFPGCNGLVFISERVKGNTRFPLFAHRKGEGMGCPWHQRAKLTPDEARGAQYQGNQVSPAHEFICRELDRLVRMDERFESAEIDRTYVAPSGDGHGRYPDVRFKWRGLPESVLEVQLSNTFQPEISERGIFYEKKKMPLIWILHGVEPKLSNLPSSYRDVILRHKQNAFALDAEAIQASEQGRTLILKCFLLDKAGSVTETQLVRFDSLTFPEMGLPYYRNLLLPDLEAIRARRHPWVAALKALKAKTDGNWYASSMGIDQVEAAFNALPDPPRTREDRYDFARMIAIVLTLLFEATDKYQDLVYNDLANATAALNAFLSRGGSQQAVASIVETLITRSVLSQKLKPSVHNHIKKAKAAEPVQIELGHPFFAMLAWLVPEIFDEAVREELALADALPTWAVA; translated from the coding sequence ATGAGCCCTGAAGAAATTCCACTTCTTCAAAGGACAGTGAAAGGCGCATTGATCCTACCGGCCCCCGGCGTTGTTTCCAGCGACACGCTAGTTGCCATGCCGGAGATTGAGTGGCGGGCGCTCCGCAACAGCATCACAGACGGACACAATGGGCGCGTTGGCGGCCTAGAGGCCCGGTGTATGTTCCCCGGTTGCAACGGCCTCGTTTTCATCTCCGAACGCGTAAAGGGAAACACCCGTTTTCCCCTTTTTGCCCACCGCAAGGGCGAAGGCATGGGGTGCCCTTGGCATCAGCGGGCAAAGCTCACACCGGATGAGGCTAGGGGTGCGCAGTATCAGGGCAATCAGGTGTCCCCGGCGCATGAGTTCATCTGTCGCGAACTGGATCGACTGGTAAGGATGGACGAGAGGTTTGAGAGCGCAGAGATCGACAGGACTTATGTCGCGCCTTCAGGAGACGGGCACGGACGTTACCCCGATGTTAGATTCAAGTGGCGGGGTTTGCCGGAAAGCGTTCTTGAGGTGCAGTTGTCCAATACCTTCCAGCCGGAGATTTCGGAGCGCGGTATTTTCTACGAGAAAAAGAAAATGCCGCTCATTTGGATATTGCACGGCGTCGAGCCCAAACTTAGCAATCTGCCGTCGTCATATCGCGATGTGATCCTTCGCCATAAGCAAAACGCCTTTGCGTTGGACGCCGAGGCAATCCAAGCGTCGGAGCAAGGCCGAACGCTCATATTGAAATGCTTTCTCTTGGACAAAGCCGGCAGCGTGACGGAGACCCAGCTGGTTAGGTTCGACAGTCTAACTTTCCCTGAAATGGGGCTTCCCTACTACCGCAACTTGCTGCTACCCGACCTTGAAGCCATCCGCGCCAGGCGTCATCCATGGGTTGCCGCACTGAAAGCGTTGAAGGCCAAAACAGACGGCAATTGGTACGCGTCGAGTATGGGAATTGATCAGGTTGAAGCGGCGTTCAATGCCTTACCAGACCCCCCGAGGACGCGCGAAGATCGCTATGACTTCGCGCGAATGATTGCTATCGTGTTAACGCTATTGTTTGAAGCGACCGACAAATATCAAGACCTCGTGTACAACGACCTTGCCAACGCAACTGCGGCCCTCAATGCGTTCCTTAGCCGAGGCGGCTCCCAACAAGCGGTAGCATCTATAGTGGAGACACTGATAACGCGTTCAGTGCTGTCGCAAAAGCTGAAGCCTTCGGTGCACAACCATATCAAGAAAGCCAAAGCCGCAGAACCGGTACAGATTGAACTCGGCCATCCGTTTTTCGCAATGCTCGCTTGGTTGGTGCCGGAGATTTTCGATGAAGCGGTGCGAGAGGAGCTTGCTCTGGCCGATGCATTGCCCACATGGGCTGTCGCTTAA
- a CDS encoding IS3 family transposase, whose amino-acid sequence MCRLAGVSRAGYYRHWRQSAPRQEETGLRDVISKAGLGQPALWLSPDRRPPWPRGLAGKPQRVLRVMGEDNLLCLRTRPFVPRTTDSRHSWRMVPNLARGMELTGVNQLWVADITYLHLAEQFAYLAVVLDAFSRKVIGWALELHLRASLAVDALKMAISARVPVPGSLIHHSDRGVQYACTTYSDILHGHGIQPSMSRVGNPYDNARAESFMKTLKQEEIAGLAYRDAPDARRRIASFIEDVYNRQRLHSALDYLTPEEYEKTLSTPSENAALELTSRELSRNFSVSQ is encoded by the coding sequence ATGTGCCGTCTCGCCGGCGTCAGCAGGGCTGGATACTACCGGCACTGGCGGCAGTCGGCGCCGCGGCAGGAAGAAACTGGTCTGCGAGATGTCATTTCAAAGGCTGGCCTTGGCCAACCGGCACTATGGCTATCGCCGGATCGGCGCCCTCCTTGGCCGCGAGGGTTGGCAGGTAAACCACAACGTGTGTTGCGGGTAATGGGGGAGGATAATCTCTTATGCTTGCGCACTCGGCCATTCGTGCCGCGCACTACAGATTCCCGGCACAGCTGGCGGATGGTGCCGAACCTTGCCCGAGGCATGGAACTGACAGGCGTCAACCAGCTTTGGGTCGCCGACATCACGTATTTGCACCTTGCCGAGCAGTTCGCCTATCTGGCGGTTGTGCTCGATGCATTCAGTCGCAAGGTCATCGGATGGGCGCTCGAACTCCACTTGCGGGCCAGCCTTGCTGTCGATGCCCTGAAAATGGCGATCTCCGCACGTGTTCCGGTTCCCGGCAGTTTGATCCATCATTCGGACAGGGGCGTTCAATACGCTTGCACCACCTATTCTGATATCCTCCATGGGCATGGGATCCAGCCGAGCATGAGCCGGGTGGGGAACCCTTATGATAACGCACGCGCGGAAAGCTTCATGAAAACCTTGAAGCAGGAAGAAATCGCAGGATTGGCCTATCGCGATGCACCAGATGCGCGGCGGCGTATCGCGAGCTTCATTGAAGATGTTTACAATCGGCAAAGGCTGCATTCAGCACTCGACTATCTCACCCCGGAGGAATACGAAAAGACCTTGTCGACACCGTCGGAAAATGCCGCACTTGAACTCACGAGCAGGGAATTGTCTCGCAATTTCTCTGTCTCACAATAG
- a CDS encoding competence protein CoiA family protein, translated as MCQQIAELVVLDERHIRHAIAEYLPPTENAHGRYPDIYVEWEGYGAFAIEFQLSGTFQTEISARCKHYKYERIPLLWILFGMNTSADLNRVFAT; from the coding sequence ATGTGTCAGCAGATCGCGGAGCTCGTCGTTCTTGACGAGCGCCATATCAGGCACGCGATCGCCGAATATCTTCCGCCAACCGAGAATGCGCACGGGCGCTACCCCGATATTTACGTCGAATGGGAAGGCTACGGCGCCTTCGCAATCGAGTTCCAACTGTCAGGCACCTTCCAAACGGAGATTTCGGCGCGCTGCAAGCACTATAAGTACGAGAGAATTCCGCTGCTTTGGATCCTGTTCGGAATGAACACCTCTGCCGACCTCAACAGAGTTTTCGCGACGTGA
- a CDS encoding Fic family protein — MAKPHEKLAQSLAVLKELQEGGRRIFKSNELARVHRERLLQNGFLRDVIKGWLMSTGPQAQQQDTTPWYASFWEFCSLYCNDRFGKDWYLSPEQSLLLHAEAPGIPPQVVVNTPKGNNNKIDLLFGTSLYDLKVKEMPAELTEKNRQRVFTVEAALIRVPEAFFQRAPIEMQVAIASVRDVSTVLGLLLDGGHSAVAGRLAGAFRRVGRHAFADDILAAFQAAGYDVRETDPFAGQTGVTTIAAGVPPLVARLRAIWDSQREAVIDMFPKAPGLPVDKDAYMKFVEDIYESDAYHSLSIEGYSVTPELIDRVREGSWNPEIDEEDRKNRDALAARGYYLAFQKVKDSVAAIIDGKPAGALTRETHREWYRELFAPSVTAGILKASALAGYRSHPVYLRASQHVPPRTEAVADGMNELFDLLEAEQEASVRAVLGHWLVGYVHPYPDGNGRMARFIMNAMLASGGYPWTVVRVDDRNAYLAGLEEASGNMNVKTFAAFLAERVRWSMAMAP; from the coding sequence ATGGCCAAGCCCCATGAAAAACTCGCACAATCACTGGCCGTCCTCAAAGAGCTGCAGGAGGGGGGACGGCGCATATTCAAGTCAAATGAGCTGGCCCGCGTCCACCGGGAGCGGCTGCTGCAGAACGGCTTCCTGCGCGATGTCATCAAGGGCTGGCTTATGTCGACCGGTCCGCAGGCACAGCAGCAGGACACCACCCCCTGGTACGCGAGCTTCTGGGAGTTCTGCTCCCTTTACTGCAATGATCGGTTTGGCAAGGACTGGTACCTGTCACCGGAGCAGTCGCTGCTTCTGCACGCGGAAGCGCCCGGCATTCCGCCTCAGGTGGTGGTAAACACCCCCAAAGGCAACAATAACAAAATCGACCTGCTGTTCGGCACGTCGCTCTATGACCTCAAGGTCAAGGAGATGCCCGCAGAACTGACAGAGAAAAACCGGCAGCGCGTCTTCACTGTCGAGGCCGCCTTAATCCGGGTGCCGGAAGCGTTCTTCCAGCGCGCGCCTATCGAGATGCAGGTCGCCATAGCATCCGTGCGCGACGTATCAACCGTGCTGGGCCTGCTGCTTGATGGCGGCCATTCCGCCGTGGCGGGACGGCTTGCGGGGGCCTTCCGTCGCGTCGGGCGGCATGCTTTTGCCGATGACATACTGGCCGCCTTCCAAGCAGCCGGATACGACGTTCGCGAGACAGATCCCTTCGCCGGGCAGACGGGCGTGACCACCATTGCAGCAGGCGTACCCCCTCTGGTCGCCCGCCTGCGCGCGATTTGGGATTCGCAGCGCGAAGCCGTGATTGACATGTTTCCGAAGGCGCCGGGACTGCCGGTGGACAAAGACGCCTACATGAAGTTCGTCGAGGATATCTACGAGAGCGACGCCTACCATTCGCTCTCGATAGAAGGGTACAGCGTCACCCCGGAACTCATCGACCGGGTGCGTGAGGGGAGCTGGAATCCGGAGATTGATGAAGAGGACCGCAAAAACCGAGATGCACTCGCCGCGCGTGGCTACTACCTCGCATTCCAGAAGGTCAAAGACTCAGTTGCTGCGATCATCGACGGCAAGCCGGCCGGCGCGTTGACTCGGGAAACCCACAGGGAGTGGTACCGGGAGCTATTCGCGCCGTCAGTGACCGCCGGCATCCTCAAAGCCAGCGCGCTTGCGGGATATCGCAGCCACCCTGTGTACCTGCGCGCATCCCAACACGTGCCGCCGCGTACCGAAGCAGTGGCCGACGGCATGAATGAGCTGTTCGACCTGCTGGAGGCGGAGCAGGAGGCGTCGGTGCGTGCCGTGCTGGGGCACTGGCTTGTGGGCTATGTGCACCCCTATCCGGACGGCAACGGGCGAATGGCGCGGTTCATCATGAACGCGATGCTGGCTTCAGGCGGCTACCCTTGGACCGTCGTCAGAGTCGATGACCGAAATGCGTATCTCGCTGGACTAGAGGAGGCGAGCGGTAATATGAATGTTAAAACGTTTGCCGCGTTTCTCGCCGAGCGCGTGCGATGGTCTATGGCGATGGCGCCGTGA
- a CDS encoding Fic family protein, producing the protein MARAGRTAPERLSALRRVATIESIGSSTRIEGSKLTDAEVERLLVNLDIKSFESRDEQEVAGYAQVMKVIFAHFDAIDLTENHVTQLHRDLLAFSNKVERHRGAYKTLANNVSAFDPHGKEIGVIFETATPFDTPKRMKELVEWTRSTLNEQSLHPLLVVAIFTVVFLEIHPFQDGNGRLSRVLTTLLLMRSGYAYVPYSSLESVIENSKEGYYLALRQTQKTIRSPKPNWQPWAVYFLRALQRQKRRLEKKIERERLVLGTLPELSLQIVEAIKERGRMTIGEIVNLTGANRNTVKKHLATLVEADHLAQHGTGKGTWYGRR; encoded by the coding sequence TTGGCGCGCGCTGGGCGCACCGCGCCAGAGCGCCTATCGGCTCTGCGCCGCGTTGCGACCATCGAGAGCATCGGCTCCTCTACCCGTATCGAAGGCAGTAAGCTTACCGACGCTGAAGTCGAGCGGCTGCTCGTCAACCTCGACATCAAATCCTTCGAATCCCGCGACGAGCAGGAAGTCGCCGGATATGCGCAGGTAATGAAAGTGATCTTTGCGCATTTCGATGCAATTGATCTGACCGAAAACCACGTCACGCAGCTGCACCGTGACCTGCTAGCGTTCAGCAACAAAGTTGAGCGTCATCGCGGCGCGTACAAGACACTCGCCAACAATGTCAGTGCGTTCGATCCCCACGGAAAAGAGATCGGCGTCATCTTCGAAACGGCGACGCCCTTCGATACGCCAAAACGGATGAAAGAGCTTGTCGAGTGGACGCGCAGCACGCTTAATGAGCAAAGCCTGCATCCTCTGCTCGTCGTGGCAATTTTCACGGTGGTGTTTTTGGAGATCCATCCGTTCCAGGACGGCAATGGAAGGCTATCGCGCGTTCTGACGACGCTTCTGCTGATGCGCAGTGGCTATGCTTACGTGCCTTACTCTTCGCTCGAAAGCGTGATCGAGAACAGCAAGGAGGGCTACTATCTGGCGCTTCGTCAAACCCAAAAAACGATCCGCAGTCCGAAGCCTAATTGGCAGCCTTGGGCCGTCTATTTCCTGCGCGCTCTTCAGCGGCAAAAGCGACGGCTTGAGAAGAAAATCGAGCGCGAGCGTCTCGTGCTCGGCACGCTTCCGGAACTCTCACTTCAAATCGTTGAAGCCATCAAGGAGCGCGGGCGCATGACCATTGGCGAGATCGTCAACCTGACCGGTGCAAACCGCAACACGGTCAAAAAACATCTGGCAACCCTGGTCGAAGCAGACCATCTAGCCCAGCATGGAACCGGCAAGGGAACGTGGTACGGCAGACGTTAA
- a CDS encoding S8/S53 family peptidase has protein sequence MKNNPDRKFIMHKTQFSPIGFVAGLVVCLMAAPGFAGDLGAQVSGKGRIGAPTTESRSSGCPQNADGTFCWMSPDIGVAWASGYTGSGVSVTVVDDFAGGIEDFGDLGHGPKWRQRGKWIAQAARMVAPGAKTVELDYFTPVPLTLEDRLNVINLSYTLEQPVSGYPLEQSIVDAARAGAAVFTKAAGNESVAVGTPTERYIDFLALELTGTQSTIFVGALEHNGTPENKAKLASYSNYAGSDSEVQNNFLTVGLESDKIGLSGTSVAAPIVAGYAAIVGSKFTSATPTQITNQLLDTARTDTLVNYNPEIYGRGEASLSRALAPASIR, from the coding sequence ATGAAGAACAATCCAGACAGGAAGTTTATTATGCACAAAACACAGTTTTCCCCGATAGGTTTCGTTGCCGGACTTGTAGTGTGCCTGATGGCGGCACCCGGTTTCGCTGGTGATCTCGGTGCCCAGGTTAGCGGTAAAGGAAGGATCGGAGCGCCAACCACGGAAAGCAGGAGCTCGGGCTGCCCACAAAACGCCGACGGGACCTTTTGCTGGATGAGCCCGGATATTGGTGTAGCATGGGCATCGGGCTATACCGGTTCTGGGGTGTCGGTGACTGTCGTAGACGACTTCGCAGGTGGAATCGAAGACTTTGGGGATCTCGGCCATGGCCCCAAATGGAGGCAACGTGGTAAGTGGATCGCTCAAGCAGCCCGCATGGTGGCGCCTGGCGCAAAGACAGTTGAGCTTGACTATTTCACACCCGTTCCGCTCACGCTGGAGGATAGGCTCAATGTCATTAATCTGAGCTATACCCTTGAGCAACCAGTGAGCGGGTACCCGCTTGAGCAGTCGATTGTCGATGCGGCTCGGGCGGGTGCTGCGGTCTTCACAAAGGCAGCCGGCAACGAGTCCGTAGCGGTAGGTACCCCGACCGAACGCTATATTGATTTCCTGGCTCTCGAGCTGACTGGGACGCAATCGACAATCTTTGTGGGTGCGCTCGAGCACAATGGCACTCCCGAGAACAAGGCAAAGCTCGCCTCCTATTCGAATTACGCCGGTTCAGATTCGGAGGTGCAGAACAACTTCCTGACGGTGGGGCTCGAAAGTGACAAGATTGGGCTATCCGGAACATCTGTCGCGGCACCTATAGTTGCAGGCTATGCCGCCATCGTTGGCAGCAAGTTTACGTCCGCAACACCGACACAGATTACTAATCAGCTGCTGGATACAGCCAGGACCGACACGCTCGTCAACTACAATCCGGAAATTTACGGCCGCGGCGAGGCCAGCCTTTCGAGAGCATTGGCGCCCGCTTCGATCAGGTAG
- a CDS encoding DUF2285 domain-containing protein, which translates to MLPVIAEQLSASSVTSPFELSALPCRATVLLAPDKRQHVLLRNAEHTLQLAVNGADILHPVCLRTEAIWPAMLSKHRLRALECLNALSLGQHLPARLFPPEKRGPRLTFVLRALDGSLAGASHRDLAEALVGQRRVHADWRDPRDHLRDRIRRAVSRGRALMNGGYIDFLT; encoded by the coding sequence GTGCTGCCAGTCATTGCAGAACAGCTGTCCGCATCATCGGTGACGTCGCCGTTCGAGCTCTCGGCATTGCCATGTCGTGCGACGGTCCTGCTGGCGCCCGACAAGCGCCAGCATGTTCTTCTTCGCAATGCGGAGCATACGCTCCAGCTCGCCGTCAATGGCGCGGATATCTTGCACCCTGTTTGCCTCCGTACGGAAGCGATCTGGCCCGCGATGCTTTCGAAGCACCGCCTGAGGGCGCTCGAGTGCCTCAATGCTCTAAGTCTGGGTCAGCACCTGCCTGCCCGCTTGTTTCCGCCGGAAAAGCGAGGTCCCCGTTTGACCTTCGTTCTTCGTGCGCTCGACGGCTCGCTTGCTGGGGCATCACATCGCGATCTCGCCGAAGCTCTGGTTGGTCAACGGCGCGTCCATGCCGACTGGAGGGATCCTCGCGATCATCTGCGCGACCGCATTCGCCGCGCCGTCTCTCGTGGCCGTGCGCTCATGAATGGAGGGTACATAGATTTCCTCACTTGA